The genomic DNA ACACTTTTTTAAAATTTTAATTCTAAGAATTCTTAATATCACTTAAGTGTTTCTATAACATCCTGTAAAGGCTTGTAAGTCGTATGTTTGGCTAAAATATTATTATATTTCCACCACTTAGTTCTGAATCACATTTAGAATATATTTCTTTTGAAATCAACACAACTGCTGGGCGTGGTGAAAAACTCAATTGAAAAAGGTAGTACATTACAAGATCCATGTAATATGCTACCTTTTTTTCTTAAATTAAGTAATAAATTGAATAGTTAAGGCTTTTATATAAGCCTTACATTCTCCTTTACTGTACTTTATTAACTTTTTAATGTTTAAAGCCAATGCTGAAAAGAGACATTGTTCTAATACATTTTTAATGCCCCTTTTTCTAGTTTTTCTTAAATTATGATTTTCCTTCATTATTCCAAAATTACCTTCACAATAAATTCTTCTTAAAGTCATAGCTTCTGTATATCTAAAGCTGTCTATAAGCTTATAGTTTTTATTCATAGATTTTCTATCAAAGCTAATATCAATTCGTCTAGCTACTTTAGAGGGAGAACACTTATCTTTTGAAGAACAATTTTGGCAATCAATATGCTTAGCAGAATAGCTTCTTTTTTTGTATTTGCCAGTATTAACACTAGTAAATCTAAGTATTTTATTATTAGGACATATAAAAATATCATTAAATTCATCATATTTAAATTTACTTGGTGGAAATACTTTTCCTTTATCTTTTTCTTCAGTATCTTTTTTGCTTATATATCCCTTTATTTTTAACTGATCTAAACCCCAATGAACTTGTGGAAAATCATATCCAGTATCAGCTGCAACTTCTTCTATTTTAAAACCAAACTTTTCTTGTTGAACTTTTAATCTATCTATATAAGGTATGAAATCATTCACATTGCCAGGTGTAACATAAACATCAGTAATTATCCCATATTTACTATCTTGACTTTGATGATTAAGATAGTGAAAACCTTTCGGTTTACCTGGTCTGCCCAAATATCCAGTTTCAGAATCTGTAATGCTTTTAATCTGCATTTTTTCTTTAACAAGATAATC from Clostridium pasteurianum BC1 includes the following:
- a CDS encoding IS1182 family transposase, with the translated sequence MLKKNIKKEFKIISSTLDDLVPKNHLLRKINNKIDFSFIYDKVNNLYSPRGRPSIDPVVLVKIILLASLYNIDSERKLLNEIQVNLAYRWFLGIDLDEKVPDRTSLSKNRNGRFRNSNLFQEIFDEIVRLCIKENIVGGKLLLTDSTHIKANASKERHETILLYEGPNEYNRRLDLRAKALAYKVKENNPNSKRNTFGGDAKSEDYLVKEKMQIKSITDSETGYLGRPGKPKGFHYLNHQSQDSKYGIITDVYVTPGNVNDFIPYIDRLKVQQEKFGFKIEEVAADTGYDFPQVHWGLDQLKIKGYISKKDTEEKDKGKVFPPSKFKYDEFNDIFICPNNKILRFTSVNTGKYKKRSYSAKHIDCQNCSSKDKCSPSKVARRIDISFDRKSMNKNYKLIDSFRYTEAMTLRRIYCEGNFGIMKENHNLRKTRKRGIKNVLEQCLFSALALNIKKLIKYSKGECKAYIKALTIQFIT